Proteins from a single region of Pseudarthrobacter sp. NIBRBAC000502772:
- a CDS encoding mannitol dehydrogenase family protein — protein MSIEQADATGKAVESLPQLNRSTHAAAKPPVRIVHLGLGAFHRSHQAWYTSQASDAADWGIAAFTGRRPDAALALAEQDGLFTLVERADSGDSFAVVGSIVEAVDGADVKRLAELLSAPATAVVTLTVTEAAYRLGADGQLDTTASDVAGDLALLASGSGNPTTPLGRLVFALAARRAAGAGPLAVVCCDNLANNGLVARNAVAGLAQAWDAELAAWVDENVSFVSTSVDRITPRTTEADIAAVEAACGYRDNSPVVAEPFANWVLSGDFPAGRPRWEDAGAVFVDHIEPYENRKLWLLNGAHSLLAYAGQLRGHTTVAQALADPQCLTAVESFWDEAEANLSGAAAGGADLQIPAYRAALLARFSNARIAHHLAQIAMDGSTKLRMRAVPVLLAERAQGRSGAAAALMIAAWIDFSAAAGTFHDPLATEVAAANQLEGAERVRAVLALVDPAVAADDAVVELVSGLLGTFPADASNG, from the coding sequence GTGAGTATCGAACAGGCCGACGCCACAGGCAAGGCTGTGGAATCCCTTCCGCAGCTGAACCGGAGCACGCACGCCGCCGCCAAACCGCCGGTGCGGATCGTCCACCTGGGACTTGGTGCGTTCCACCGCTCGCACCAGGCCTGGTACACCAGCCAGGCCAGCGACGCCGCCGACTGGGGCATTGCGGCTTTCACCGGCCGGCGCCCGGACGCTGCCCTTGCCCTTGCCGAGCAGGACGGCCTCTTCACGCTCGTGGAGCGCGCCGACAGCGGCGACTCCTTCGCCGTCGTCGGCAGCATTGTTGAAGCCGTGGACGGCGCGGATGTAAAACGGCTCGCAGAGCTCCTTTCGGCGCCGGCCACCGCGGTGGTCACCCTGACGGTCACCGAAGCGGCGTACCGGCTCGGTGCCGACGGACAGCTGGACACTACGGCGTCCGACGTCGCCGGCGACCTTGCGCTGCTGGCTTCCGGCAGCGGAAACCCGACGACGCCGCTGGGCCGCCTCGTGTTCGCGCTCGCCGCGCGCCGTGCTGCCGGCGCCGGGCCGCTCGCCGTTGTGTGCTGCGACAACCTCGCCAACAACGGCCTGGTGGCCCGCAACGCCGTGGCGGGTCTGGCGCAGGCCTGGGACGCGGAGCTCGCTGCCTGGGTCGATGAAAACGTCAGCTTTGTCAGCACGTCCGTGGACCGCATCACGCCGCGCACCACGGAAGCGGACATCGCCGCCGTCGAGGCCGCCTGCGGCTACCGCGACAACTCGCCAGTAGTGGCTGAGCCCTTCGCCAACTGGGTGCTCAGCGGCGACTTCCCGGCCGGCCGTCCGCGCTGGGAGGATGCCGGTGCGGTCTTCGTTGACCATATCGAGCCCTACGAGAACCGCAAGCTGTGGCTCTTGAACGGCGCCCATTCCCTGCTGGCCTACGCCGGCCAGCTCCGCGGACACACCACGGTGGCGCAGGCCCTCGCGGACCCGCAGTGCCTGACCGCCGTCGAAAGCTTCTGGGACGAAGCCGAGGCGAACCTGTCCGGTGCCGCGGCCGGTGGCGCGGACCTGCAGATCCCGGCGTACCGCGCTGCCCTCCTGGCCCGCTTCAGCAATGCGCGAATTGCCCACCACCTGGCCCAGATTGCCATGGACGGGAGCACCAAGCTGCGCATGCGGGCCGTGCCCGTCCTCCTGGCCGAACGCGCCCAGGGCAGGTCCGGTGCCGCCGCGGCACTGATGATCGCGGCCTGGATTGACTTCAGCGCGGCGGCCGGGACGTTCCACGATCCGCTGGCAACTGAAGTGGCCGCGGCCAACCAGCTGGAAGGCGCAGAGCGCGTGCGGGCGGTCCTGGCGCTGGTGGATCCTGCCGTCGCAGCGGACGACGCCGTCGTGGAACTCGTTTCCGGGCTGCTCGGCACATTCCCGGCGGACGCCAGCAACGGCTGA
- the uidB gene encoding glucuronide transporter translates to MKKLNKLSIIGYGAGDAANNLAFTTATMFLLVYYTDVAGISAAAAGTLLLVVRLFDAFADVFAGRMVDRTYSKRFGKFRPFIMFGSIPLLLLSVATFSVPQLGESGTLLYAYVTYAAFGLAYSLVNIPYGSLAGAMTQDPGERAKLGSARMVGGLLVGSSLGIFVAPLIKPGADLQSMFTTITLVFVVIGAALYFFTALTAKERVHRSVPKVTFKQSVDTLKGNKPLLMLCLSSFFFLSGYLALTSVQLYYLRDVLGRLDLYPVLSIVQLALTFFLAAFMPKLVRNVGKKSVYIYSSLVTVLGGAMIFFAPAGQVWLGFTGLVISLVGVLAVNIVVWALEADTVEYGEWRTGVRTEGITYALFSFTRKSGQAVGGALAAYALALGGYKSGAAQTADALFGIQLAAGAIPAVLTILAVLVMTKYTLTDAKHAEILNEIQERRTKTVGAGEPADASAAGAGTTADAGTPVGAGKTAGH, encoded by the coding sequence ATGAAAAAGCTAAACAAGCTCAGCATCATCGGCTATGGCGCCGGCGATGCAGCCAACAACCTCGCCTTCACCACCGCCACCATGTTCCTGCTGGTGTACTACACGGACGTTGCCGGCATCTCCGCAGCCGCTGCCGGAACCCTGCTGCTGGTGGTCCGGCTCTTTGACGCTTTCGCTGACGTGTTCGCCGGCCGGATGGTTGACCGGACCTACAGCAAGCGCTTCGGTAAGTTCCGTCCCTTCATCATGTTCGGCTCCATCCCGCTGCTCCTCCTGAGCGTGGCGACGTTCTCCGTGCCGCAGCTGGGTGAATCCGGCACACTGCTGTACGCCTACGTCACCTACGCGGCCTTTGGCCTTGCTTACAGCCTCGTGAACATTCCGTACGGCTCGCTGGCCGGCGCCATGACGCAGGATCCGGGAGAGCGCGCAAAGCTGGGCTCGGCCCGCATGGTGGGCGGCCTCCTGGTGGGCTCTTCGCTGGGTATCTTCGTTGCACCACTGATCAAACCCGGCGCCGACCTCCAGTCGATGTTCACCACCATCACCCTGGTCTTTGTGGTCATCGGAGCGGCGCTGTATTTCTTCACCGCGTTGACCGCCAAGGAACGCGTGCACCGCTCCGTCCCCAAGGTGACGTTCAAGCAGAGCGTGGACACACTCAAAGGCAACAAGCCCCTCCTGATGCTGTGCCTGAGCTCCTTCTTCTTCCTCTCCGGTTACCTCGCCCTGACCTCTGTGCAGCTGTACTACCTGCGCGACGTCCTGGGCCGCCTGGACCTGTACCCGGTACTGTCCATCGTCCAGCTGGCGCTCACGTTCTTCCTGGCCGCCTTTATGCCCAAACTGGTCCGCAACGTGGGCAAGAAAAGCGTCTACATTTACTCTTCGCTGGTAACTGTCCTCGGCGGCGCGATGATCTTCTTCGCCCCGGCCGGGCAGGTCTGGCTCGGCTTCACCGGCCTCGTCATCAGCCTGGTGGGTGTCCTTGCCGTCAACATCGTGGTGTGGGCCCTGGAAGCCGACACGGTGGAGTACGGCGAATGGCGGACCGGTGTCCGCACCGAGGGAATCACCTACGCCCTGTTCTCCTTCACCCGCAAGTCCGGCCAGGCCGTGGGCGGCGCCCTGGCGGCTTACGCCCTGGCCCTGGGAGGTTACAAGTCCGGGGCAGCCCAGACAGCGGACGCACTGTTCGGCATCCAGCTGGCCGCAGGCGCAATCCCGGCCGTACTGACTATCCTTGCGGTATTGGTTATGACCAAGTACACACTGACGGACGCCAAGCACGCGGAAATCCTCAACGAGATCCAGGAACGCCGGACCAAAACGGTGGGCGCCGGCGAACCTGCTGACGCCTCCGCCGCTGGCGCCGGCACCACTGCCGATGCCGGCACGCCGGTTGGCGCCGGCAAAACTGCCGGCCACTAA
- the manD gene encoding D-mannonate dehydratase ManD, whose amino-acid sequence MKIIAAEVFVTSPSRNFVTLRITTDDGVTGIGDATLNGRELAVAAYLKEHVAQLLIGKDPHKIEDTWQFLYRSSYWRRGPVTMAAIAAVDMALWDIKGKMANMPVYQLLGGASRNGLRAYGHASGADLESLFDSVREHLELGYQSIRIQTAVPGIKAVYGVAAQAQASGERYDYEPAGRGAFPQEEDWDTRAYLRHLPTVFEAVRNEFGPEIPLLHDGHHRMTPIQAAKLGKALEPYDLFWLEDCTPAENQEGLRLVRQHTTTPLAIGEIFNTVWDYQTLIKEQLIDYVRAASTHFGGISPLKKVMDFAAQYQIKSGFHGPTDISPVGFAAQLHVGLAIHNYGIQEYMQHSDKTNEVFEQSMTFKDGYLHPGDKPGIGVEFNEEAAAAYPYQQAYLPYNRLVDGTVHDW is encoded by the coding sequence GTGAAAATCATTGCCGCTGAAGTCTTCGTGACAAGCCCGTCACGTAACTTCGTGACCCTGCGCATCACTACGGACGACGGAGTCACCGGCATCGGTGACGCCACCCTGAACGGCCGCGAACTGGCTGTTGCCGCGTACCTCAAAGAGCACGTGGCCCAGCTGCTGATCGGCAAGGACCCGCACAAGATCGAGGACACCTGGCAGTTCCTGTACCGCAGCTCCTACTGGCGCCGCGGGCCGGTGACCATGGCGGCAATCGCCGCCGTGGACATGGCCCTGTGGGACATCAAGGGCAAAATGGCGAACATGCCGGTCTACCAGCTCCTGGGCGGCGCTTCACGCAACGGCCTGCGCGCTTACGGCCACGCTTCCGGCGCTGACCTCGAGTCGCTGTTCGACTCGGTCCGCGAGCACCTGGAACTGGGTTACCAGTCCATCCGCATCCAGACCGCTGTCCCCGGCATTAAGGCTGTCTACGGTGTGGCCGCGCAGGCCCAGGCCTCGGGCGAGCGCTACGACTACGAACCCGCCGGCCGTGGCGCGTTCCCGCAGGAAGAGGACTGGGACACCCGCGCCTACCTGCGCCACCTGCCCACCGTCTTTGAAGCCGTGCGCAACGAGTTCGGCCCGGAAATCCCGCTGCTGCACGACGGCCACCACCGCATGACGCCCATCCAGGCCGCCAAGCTCGGCAAGGCCCTGGAACCGTACGACCTCTTCTGGCTCGAGGACTGCACCCCGGCCGAAAACCAGGAGGGCCTGCGCCTGGTCCGCCAGCACACCACCACGCCCCTGGCCATCGGTGAAATCTTCAACACGGTGTGGGACTACCAGACCCTGATCAAGGAACAGCTGATCGACTACGTCCGCGCAGCCTCCACCCATTTCGGCGGCATCTCCCCGCTGAAGAAGGTCATGGACTTCGCCGCCCAGTACCAGATCAAGTCCGGCTTCCACGGCCCCACGGACATTTCCCCGGTGGGCTTCGCCGCGCAGCTGCACGTTGGCCTGGCCATCCATAACTACGGCATCCAGGAATACATGCAGCACTCGGACAAGACCAACGAGGTCTTCGAGCAGTCCATGACCTTCAAGGACGGCTACCTGCACCCGGGCGACAAGCCCGGCATCGGCGTCGAATTCAACGAGGAAGCCGCGGCAGCGTACCCGTACCAGCAGGCTTACCTGCCGTACAACCGCCTGGTGGACGGAACGGTGCACGACTGGTGA
- a CDS encoding gluconokinase, GntK/IdnK-type, with product MGVSGCGKTTIGDLVARELGVQFLDGDSLHPVENVAKMAAGTPLTDEDRWPWLATVGNELAAAKGGLVLACSALRRSYRDAIRAKAPDTVFLHLHGSKEVLRARTEGRSGHFMPPALLESQLATLEALEADEAGFVVDIAAPVDQVVADALAGIAAAVTAAVGSPAHGATGTPGRQFDVDLQAAPFNLDDAAITWVNTTLESMTLEEKIGQLFINHNNDYSPEYLDGVLENFHVGGMRYRPGPSAAVQEHIRHAQSKSKVPLLVASNPEMGGAGSCDDGTFVSTHLQAGSHPDKSIARQMGQVAGVETAALGCNWAFAPIVDIHYNWRNTVISTRAFGNTPEIVVERAKEYFDGISESPTACAMKHFPGDGMDERDQHVVTSYNTLGYDEWNKTYGHVYREMIGHGVQSIMIGHIGAPELSRHFRPGLADKDILPATLAPELLQDLLRGELGFNGLILTDASQMIGLTQAMKRKDLVPATIAAGCDMFLFFRNADEDFQYMLDGYKSGVITEQRLHDALRRILALKASLGLHLKDRNELVPPVEALAVIGSEAHRAIAAEIADKTVTLVKDTANNLPIRPETHQRIRLYGISGGSDFTRADPLAYLDTVKDELEKAGFEVHLFKTAAQREAAGETGVNFMSIISEEATGDYADKYDAAFVFANVKGFAQEAAIRIKWSTPMAAEIPWYVTEVPTVFVSLNQPNHLIDVPMVKTAIHAHAGTVEAIRATIEKIMGKSEFQGTFNENVFCDSFDTRL from the coding sequence ATGGGCGTCTCCGGCTGCGGCAAGACCACCATCGGTGACCTGGTGGCCCGCGAGCTGGGCGTCCAGTTCCTCGACGGCGATTCCCTCCACCCGGTGGAGAACGTCGCCAAGATGGCGGCGGGCACTCCGCTGACCGACGAGGACCGCTGGCCGTGGCTCGCCACGGTGGGCAATGAACTGGCAGCTGCCAAGGGCGGCCTGGTTCTGGCCTGCTCGGCTCTTCGCCGCAGCTACCGCGACGCCATCCGTGCCAAGGCGCCGGATACGGTGTTCCTCCACCTGCACGGCAGCAAAGAGGTTCTCAGGGCACGGACTGAAGGCCGCTCCGGGCACTTCATGCCGCCCGCGCTGCTCGAATCCCAGCTGGCCACCCTCGAAGCGTTGGAAGCCGATGAGGCAGGCTTTGTGGTGGACATCGCCGCTCCAGTGGACCAGGTCGTGGCCGACGCGCTGGCGGGCATCGCAGCTGCGGTGACTGCCGCCGTCGGAAGCCCCGCCCATGGTGCCACTGGCACCCCAGGGCGCCAGTTCGACGTCGACCTCCAGGCCGCGCCGTTCAACCTCGACGACGCAGCGATCACCTGGGTGAACACCACCCTGGAATCGATGACGCTTGAGGAAAAGATCGGGCAGCTCTTCATCAACCACAACAACGACTACTCCCCGGAGTATCTCGATGGTGTGCTGGAGAACTTCCACGTGGGTGGCATGCGGTACCGGCCGGGCCCGTCCGCCGCCGTGCAGGAACACATCCGGCACGCGCAGTCGAAGTCCAAGGTGCCGCTGCTGGTGGCGTCCAACCCGGAAATGGGTGGCGCAGGCAGCTGCGATGACGGCACGTTTGTGTCTACGCATCTGCAGGCAGGTTCGCACCCGGACAAGTCCATCGCACGCCAGATGGGGCAGGTTGCCGGCGTTGAAACCGCAGCTCTGGGCTGCAACTGGGCCTTCGCCCCGATTGTGGACATCCACTACAACTGGCGGAACACGGTCATCTCCACCCGGGCCTTCGGCAACACGCCGGAGATCGTGGTGGAACGGGCCAAGGAGTACTTCGACGGCATCAGTGAATCACCCACTGCCTGTGCCATGAAGCACTTCCCGGGCGACGGCATGGACGAGCGCGACCAGCACGTGGTCACGTCCTACAACACCCTCGGCTACGACGAGTGGAACAAGACGTACGGCCACGTGTACCGCGAAATGATCGGGCACGGCGTGCAGTCCATCATGATCGGGCACATCGGCGCGCCGGAACTTTCCCGGCACTTCCGCCCGGGCCTGGCGGACAAGGACATCCTGCCCGCCACCCTGGCCCCGGAGCTGCTCCAGGACCTGCTGCGCGGCGAGCTCGGCTTCAACGGGCTCATCCTCACGGATGCCTCGCAGATGATCGGGCTCACCCAGGCCATGAAGCGCAAGGACCTGGTTCCTGCGACCATTGCCGCCGGCTGCGACATGTTCCTGTTCTTCCGCAACGCCGACGAAGACTTCCAGTACATGCTGGACGGCTACAAGTCCGGCGTCATCACGGAGCAGCGCCTGCATGACGCCCTGCGCCGCATCCTGGCACTCAAGGCCTCGCTGGGGCTGCACCTCAAGGACCGCAACGAACTGGTTCCGCCGGTGGAAGCACTCGCTGTGATCGGCAGCGAGGCGCACCGGGCCATCGCGGCGGAGATCGCGGACAAGACCGTCACCCTGGTCAAGGACACTGCCAACAACCTGCCCATCCGGCCGGAAACGCACCAGCGGATCCGCCTGTACGGCATTTCGGGCGGCTCGGACTTCACCCGGGCGGACCCGCTGGCGTACCTGGACACGGTCAAGGACGAGCTGGAAAAAGCCGGCTTCGAGGTGCACCTGTTCAAAACCGCCGCTCAGCGCGAAGCCGCGGGGGAGACGGGCGTGAACTTCATGTCCATCATCTCCGAGGAAGCCACCGGCGACTACGCGGACAAGTACGACGCCGCGTTTGTCTTCGCGAACGTCAAGGGCTTTGCCCAGGAAGCGGCCATCCGGATCAAGTGGTCCACCCCGATGGCCGCGGAAATCCCGTGGTACGTTACCGAGGTTCCCACGGTGTTTGTGTCGCTGAACCAGCCCAACCACCTCATCGACGTGCCGATGGTCAAGACCGCCATCCACGCCCATGCGGGAACTGTGGAGGCCATCCGCGCCACGATCGAGAAGATCATGGGCAAGTCGGAGTTCCAGGGGACGTTCAACGAGAACGTGTTCTGCGATTCCTTCGACACGCGGCTCTAG
- a CDS encoding FAD-dependent oxidoreductase gives MERTVCAVVGGGPAGMMLGLLLARAGVKVTVLEKHGDFLRDFRGDTVHASTIRLIDELGLGDSFRQLPQSRLNNVAIPIPGAGLVTFGDFASLKPPYNYIAMMPQWDFLNFLATEAAREPTFTLLMQHEATSLMFDGGRVAGVRYRTHDGREGALLADLVVATDGRHSVLRRAAGLKPTNYPVPFDTWWFRLPRHASEKGAVAGIVPAFRDREAMIALFRDDYYQMGYLGPKGEDARIRAEGVERFRQRVSGLRPDLADRVDSIRSLEDLHWLDVRLDRLRRWYVDGLLCIGDAAHAMSPVGGVGINLAIQDAVAAAGRLAPALLRGHVSVQDLAGVERRRRMPTVVVQTVQRMLHRAVFVPLFAGRRTEPPRALLFVVRHAPMVRRLMPRLIAFGPRPEHAPSFARPVQQQQAAKPPGLARRHKSGNH, from the coding sequence ATGGAGCGAACGGTGTGCGCCGTTGTGGGCGGAGGGCCGGCGGGCATGATGCTGGGGCTGCTGCTGGCCCGGGCAGGCGTGAAGGTCACGGTCCTCGAAAAGCATGGCGACTTCCTGCGGGATTTCCGCGGCGACACCGTGCATGCCTCCACCATCAGGCTGATCGACGAACTGGGACTGGGCGACAGCTTCCGTCAGCTTCCGCAGAGCAGGCTGAACAACGTTGCCATCCCCATCCCGGGCGCCGGCTTGGTCACGTTCGGGGATTTCGCGTCCCTGAAGCCCCCGTACAACTACATTGCCATGATGCCGCAGTGGGACTTCCTGAACTTCCTGGCCACGGAGGCCGCGCGCGAACCCACCTTCACGCTCCTGATGCAACACGAAGCAACGTCGTTAATGTTCGACGGCGGACGTGTCGCCGGCGTGCGCTACCGCACACACGACGGCCGTGAAGGAGCACTCCTTGCGGACCTCGTGGTGGCCACTGATGGGCGCCATTCAGTGCTGCGCCGGGCCGCCGGGCTGAAGCCAACGAACTACCCCGTCCCCTTCGACACGTGGTGGTTCAGGCTTCCGCGCCATGCGTCGGAGAAGGGCGCCGTGGCGGGCATCGTCCCGGCATTCCGAGACCGGGAAGCCATGATCGCCCTGTTCCGTGACGACTATTACCAGATGGGATATCTCGGCCCCAAGGGAGAAGACGCGCGGATCCGGGCCGAGGGCGTGGAACGCTTCAGGCAGCGCGTTTCCGGACTGCGTCCTGACCTGGCTGACCGGGTGGATTCGATTCGGTCCCTGGAGGACCTGCACTGGCTGGATGTGCGGCTGGACCGGCTGCGGCGCTGGTACGTGGACGGGCTGTTGTGCATTGGCGACGCTGCCCATGCCATGTCCCCGGTGGGTGGCGTGGGCATCAACCTTGCCATCCAGGATGCGGTAGCGGCAGCGGGCCGGTTGGCGCCGGCACTGCTCCGGGGGCACGTATCCGTGCAGGATCTCGCCGGAGTGGAACGGAGGCGCAGGATGCCCACCGTGGTTGTCCAGACGGTGCAGCGCATGCTGCACCGCGCAGTGTTCGTCCCATTGTTCGCCGGAAGGAGGACGGAGCCCCCGCGGGCCCTGCTGTTTGTCGTCCGGCACGCCCCGATGGTCCGGCGGCTGATGCCGCGGCTCATCGCGTTCGGACCCCGCCCGGAACATGCACCGTCCTTCGCCCGCCCCGTTCAGCAGCAGCAAGCAGCAAAGCCGCCCGGTTTGGCGCGCCGTCACAAATCGGGGAACCACTAA
- the pyrE gene encoding orotate phosphoribosyltransferase — protein sequence MTSPLDAAAARARLLELIKELAVVRGKVILSSGAEADYYIDLRRITLHHEASKLVGQVMLALTDDAGIDFECAGGLTMGADPVGTAVMHAAVDAGRTVDAFVVRKAQKSYGMGRQVEGPSVDGRKVLVLEDTSTTGGSALTAVEGVRKAGGNVVAVAVIVDRDTGAKEKIEAETGVPYLFAFGKDELGLS from the coding sequence ATGACTTCCCCTCTTGACGCTGCCGCTGCCCGTGCCCGCCTGCTGGAACTGATCAAGGAACTTGCCGTGGTCCGTGGCAAGGTAATCCTGTCCAGCGGCGCCGAGGCCGACTACTACATCGACCTGCGCCGCATCACGCTGCACCATGAGGCCTCCAAGCTGGTGGGCCAGGTCATGCTGGCGCTGACGGACGACGCCGGGATCGACTTTGAGTGCGCGGGTGGCCTGACCATGGGTGCTGACCCCGTGGGCACCGCCGTTATGCACGCTGCGGTGGACGCCGGCCGCACCGTGGACGCGTTTGTGGTCCGCAAAGCCCAGAAGTCCTATGGCATGGGCCGCCAGGTTGAAGGTCCGTCGGTTGACGGCCGCAAGGTCTTGGTGCTGGAGGATACGTCCACCACAGGCGGCTCCGCCCTCACCGCTGTTGAGGGTGTCCGGAAAGCCGGCGGCAACGTGGTGGCCGTGGCCGTCATTGTGGACCGGGACACCGGTGCCAAGGAAAAGATCGAAGCCGAGACCGGCGTGCCCTACCTGTTCGCCTTCGGCAAGGACGAGCTGGGCCTCTCCTAG
- a CDS encoding alpha/beta fold hydrolase — MPYRGEADPQEQPGAHQARLLANAAALKRFSRRGFLAGTGASALLAADMLVTRHVQAERQVNRILQVADDFADAYYPNASWFLFPGYKTSWEEALWILNAMRGALNKRGQLAAVGYSNLGLDIDEVVIAVIEHVRAKKLTKLFFYGHSFGGMVATQVAARLREFHGVEVDFILLDSSPYSRSDVLDESWFDGVVFLYESGFRVPSVVRGSYELGERVIHKDERTWRQILDQTMEQLSPIAPSSVLIQSESAYIYHFDGNRFVDKLGATRMAYIGNPKDRTVRYQTAKDAWSAAFQPHMVSMDLQTDGALPAHASPGWNPLIYRPIVERLMDDFFPLPRGGSKVTVF; from the coding sequence GTGCCGTACAGGGGGGAAGCAGATCCGCAGGAACAGCCAGGAGCTCATCAAGCCCGGCTGCTGGCCAATGCCGCCGCACTCAAGCGGTTTTCGCGCCGCGGGTTCCTGGCCGGCACGGGCGCCTCGGCCCTGCTGGCGGCGGACATGCTGGTCACCCGCCATGTCCAGGCGGAGCGGCAGGTCAACCGGATACTGCAGGTCGCGGACGACTTCGCCGACGCCTACTACCCGAACGCCAGCTGGTTCCTCTTCCCCGGCTACAAAACAAGCTGGGAAGAGGCGCTCTGGATCCTGAACGCAATGCGTGGTGCGCTGAACAAGCGCGGCCAGCTGGCTGCCGTCGGCTATTCCAACCTAGGGCTGGACATCGACGAGGTGGTGATCGCCGTCATCGAACATGTCCGGGCGAAAAAGCTGACCAAGCTTTTTTTCTACGGCCACAGCTTCGGCGGCATGGTGGCCACCCAGGTGGCCGCGCGGCTCAGGGAATTCCACGGCGTGGAGGTTGACTTCATCCTGCTGGACTCCAGTCCCTACAGCCGGAGCGACGTGCTGGACGAGAGCTGGTTCGACGGCGTGGTGTTCCTGTATGAGAGCGGCTTCCGGGTCCCGTCCGTGGTCCGTGGCAGCTACGAACTGGGGGAGCGCGTCATCCACAAGGACGAGCGGACCTGGCGGCAGATCCTGGACCAGACCATGGAGCAGCTGTCGCCGATCGCCCCGTCCAGTGTGCTCATCCAGTCCGAGTCGGCCTACATCTACCACTTCGACGGAAACCGGTTTGTGGACAAGCTCGGCGCCACGCGGATGGCGTACATCGGCAACCCGAAGGACCGCACAGTCCGGTACCAGACGGCCAAGGACGCGTGGTCGGCAGCGTTCCAACCCCACATGGTCTCGATGGACCTGCAAACGGACGGTGCCCTGCCGGCGCACGCGAGCCCGGGCTGGAATCCGCTCATCTACCGGCCCATCGTGGAGCGGCTCATGGACGACTTTTTTCCGCTGCCCCGCGGCGGCTCGAAGGTGACGGTCTTCTAG
- a CDS encoding HAD-IIA family hydrolase: MAEADQVQGSPAVYRSGQEIECWLTDMDGVLVHENQAVPGAAELIQRWVDTSKRFLVLTNNSIFTPRDLAARLRASGLEIPEENIWTSALATATFLKDQVRGSGSGNRAYTIGEAGLTTALHEAGFILTDQDPDYVVLGETRTYSFEAITMAIRLILAGARFIATNPDATGPSKDGPMPATGAIAALITKATGREPYIVGKPNPMMFRSAMNQIDAHSETTAMIGDRMDTDIIAGMEAGLHTVLVLSGITQREDIAAYPFRPNQVLNSVADLKNQI, from the coding sequence GTGGCAGAAGCAGACCAGGTACAGGGTTCACCGGCGGTTTACCGCAGCGGCCAGGAGATCGAATGCTGGCTGACAGACATGGACGGCGTACTCGTCCACGAAAACCAAGCCGTCCCAGGGGCCGCCGAACTGATCCAGCGCTGGGTGGACACGTCCAAGCGGTTCCTGGTGCTGACGAACAATTCGATCTTCACGCCCCGCGACCTGGCCGCCAGGCTCCGGGCCTCCGGGCTGGAGATCCCCGAGGAGAACATCTGGACGTCCGCACTGGCCACGGCCACCTTCCTCAAGGACCAGGTGCGGGGTTCCGGCTCCGGGAACCGCGCCTACACCATCGGCGAGGCAGGGCTGACGACGGCGCTGCACGAGGCAGGCTTCATCCTCACCGACCAGGACCCGGACTATGTGGTGCTCGGCGAAACCCGTACGTACTCCTTTGAGGCCATCACCATGGCCATCCGCCTGATCCTGGCCGGGGCCCGCTTTATTGCCACCAACCCGGACGCCACCGGCCCGTCCAAGGACGGCCCGATGCCCGCGACGGGCGCCATCGCCGCGCTCATCACGAAGGCCACCGGCCGGGAACCGTACATTGTGGGCAAGCCGAATCCCATGATGTTCCGGTCCGCCATGAACCAGATCGATGCGCACTCCGAGACCACGGCCATGATCGGGGACCGGATGGACACCGACATCATCGCCGGCATGGAGGCAGGCCTGCACACGGTCCTGGTCCTCAGCGGCATTACGCAGCGCGAAGACATTGCCGCCTATCCGTTCCGGCCCAACCAGGTGCTGAACTCCGTGGCCGACCTGAAGAACCAGATCTAG
- a CDS encoding RNA methyltransferase: protein MPGNPVEPLPIPVEEPAPGEAPEPKAEVGVGPWDGELPAGDHWDPELLADGDRRNVVDQYRYWKHDAIVADLDSKRHNFHIAIENWQHDLNIGTVVRTANAFLAKEVHIIGRRRWNRRGAMVTDRYQHVRHHPTVEDFVVWAQGEGLAIIGIDIFPDSVPLETYELPKDCVLVFGQEGPGLTPEVHEAALATLSIEQFGSTRSINAASAAAIAMHAWIRRHVFSQPV, encoded by the coding sequence ATGCCCGGAAACCCAGTCGAACCTCTTCCGATTCCAGTCGAGGAGCCAGCGCCCGGGGAGGCGCCGGAGCCAAAGGCGGAGGTCGGCGTCGGGCCCTGGGACGGTGAGCTGCCCGCTGGTGACCACTGGGATCCGGAATTGCTCGCTGACGGCGACCGCCGCAACGTGGTGGACCAGTACCGCTACTGGAAGCATGACGCGATCGTGGCGGACCTCGATTCGAAGCGGCACAACTTCCACATCGCCATCGAAAACTGGCAGCACGACCTCAACATCGGCACCGTGGTGCGCACCGCCAACGCGTTCCTCGCCAAGGAAGTCCACATCATCGGACGACGCCGGTGGAACAGGCGCGGGGCGATGGTCACCGACCGTTACCAGCACGTCCGCCACCACCCCACCGTGGAGGACTTTGTGGTGTGGGCGCAGGGGGAGGGGCTCGCGATCATCGGGATCGACATCTTCCCCGACTCCGTGCCCCTGGAGACGTATGAGCTGCCCAAGGACTGCGTCCTGGTGTTCGGCCAGGAAGGGCCCGGGCTGACGCCGGAGGTCCACGAGGCGGCCCTGGCCACCCTGTCCATCGAGCAGTTCGGCTCCACCCGCTCCATCAACGCCGCCTCCGCCGCCGCGATCGCCATGCACGCCTGGATCCGCCGGCACGTCTTCAGCCAGCCCGTCTGA